A section of the Sphingomonas ginsenosidivorax genome encodes:
- a CDS encoding CorA family divalent cation transporter, whose product MSGFGFRITDGHATRIEIKDALASDADLVWVHLSTNAEHAQSWLRNEAELQDYVVDALTATETRPRCEAIGDGAFLNLRGRSEETLDTTDLLASVRIWAVKGHVFSVTRKPLIAVAEVEKMVERGDVRDPGDLIAAFATAITTDLDPDVAGLGDQLDDCEEQLDAKRVFELRRTVSKVRVAAIGYKRFLNPQRAALEKLAALPGDWLADDDRLHLAAAADRAARMAEELESIRERSALIHETLTDLRAEQLDTRGLIISIAAMVFLPLTFLTGLYGMNVANLPYAQEPWAFDAICGICATLSAGVVIYFMQRHWFGR is encoded by the coding sequence ATGAGTGGGTTCGGGTTTCGTATCACCGACGGACACGCCACCCGGATCGAGATCAAGGACGCACTGGCCAGCGACGCCGACCTGGTCTGGGTCCACCTGTCGACCAATGCCGAGCATGCGCAGAGCTGGCTGCGCAACGAGGCCGAATTGCAGGACTATGTCGTCGACGCGCTGACCGCGACCGAGACGCGGCCGCGCTGCGAGGCGATCGGGGACGGCGCGTTCCTCAACCTGCGCGGGCGGTCGGAGGAGACGCTCGACACCACCGACCTGCTTGCCTCGGTGCGGATCTGGGCGGTGAAGGGGCACGTCTTCTCGGTCACGCGCAAACCGCTGATCGCGGTCGCCGAGGTCGAAAAGATGGTCGAGCGCGGCGACGTCCGCGATCCCGGCGACCTGATCGCCGCGTTCGCGACCGCGATCACCACCGATCTCGATCCCGATGTCGCAGGGCTGGGCGACCAGCTCGACGATTGCGAGGAACAGCTCGATGCCAAGCGGGTGTTCGAGCTGCGGCGCACGGTCAGCAAGGTGCGTGTCGCTGCGATCGGCTACAAGCGGTTCCTCAACCCGCAGCGCGCCGCGCTCGAGAAGCTGGCGGCGTTGCCCGGCGACTGGCTGGCCGACGACGACCGGCTGCACCTCGCCGCCGCGGCCGACCGCGCCGCGCGGATGGCGGAGGAATTGGAATCGATCCGCGAACGTTCGGCGCTGATCCACGAGACGCTCACCGACCTGCGCGCCGAACAGCTCGACACGCGCGGGCTGATCATCTCGATCGCGGCGATGGTGTTCCTGCCGCTGACGTTCCTCACCGGGCTGTACGGGATGAACGTCGCGAACCTGCCCTATGCGCAGGAGCCTTGGGCGTTCGACGCGATCTGCGGCATCTGCGCGACGCTGTCGGCCGGGGTGGTGATCTACTTCATGCAGCGGCACTGGTTCGGGCGGTAG
- the fliS gene encoding flagellar export chaperone FliS, with product MQYATTLTRDPAATYRQIDVVGRSATASAAGLVQLLYEELVAALRAAGWAAENRKYAIKSDRITRATAILFALEAGLDFDKGGDVAITLARLYAGARTTIINASLGHDPAPFRDTADNLDEIAKAWRSISN from the coding sequence ATGCAGTACGCCACCACCCTCACGCGCGACCCGGCCGCCACCTATCGCCAGATCGACGTCGTCGGCCGCTCTGCGACCGCGAGCGCGGCAGGCCTCGTCCAGCTGCTCTACGAGGAACTGGTCGCCGCGCTGCGCGCCGCCGGCTGGGCTGCCGAGAACCGCAAATACGCGATCAAGAGCGACCGCATCACGCGCGCCACCGCCATCCTGTTCGCGCTCGAGGCGGGGCTCGATTTCGACAAGGGCGGCGACGTCGCGATCACGCTGGCGCGGCTCTACGCGGGCGCGCGCACCACGATCATCAACGCCTCGCTCGGCCACGACCCCGCCCCGTTCCGCGACACCGCGGACAATCTCGACGAGATCGCCAAAGCCTGGCGCAGCATCAGCAACTGA
- the fliD gene encoding flagellar filament capping protein FliD, with product MTTTTATSSSTAAATSSVASIVKTLGSGSGVDTVTLVQQLVDAQFAVKNSQLKAKADTLTSQISAVSALKSELTNFDAALKSLVTSGSLTTQPTSSNSAVVAVSATAGAKLAGLSGQLTVNQLASAQAATTNTAIPRTTAFNAGTLTLRFGTDSTSGTPPVTTFTPGSAPIEIAIGAGDATLDGIAAKINAANKGVTATVVTDGIGARLTIKGASGALQAFSLTGADTDPAATGTKLSTLDVGRNAQGTTIGTNATDASVTLDGATFRRSTNTITDLITGVKLELGAVSTTPVTLGATAPTSALSGAVNDFVATFNQLQKIVATDIDPFTGVLRADTTVTAIARNLAKLTTANLATPTAPGAPHTLADLGVTTNRDGSLAVDATKLAAAITKYPDAVEALFAFGKGAAANDGISGALTAIVKQATVANAVSDQDLSLNASTKRLTDAQAAIVEAQDKAADLAATTKTRMTAQFSKMDSAVAAYKSTQAFLTQQIDAWNNSNK from the coding sequence ATGACGACGACGACCGCCACCAGCTCTTCGACGGCCGCCGCCACGTCGTCGGTCGCGTCGATCGTCAAGACGCTCGGCAGCGGATCGGGCGTCGACACCGTCACGCTGGTCCAGCAGCTGGTCGACGCACAGTTCGCGGTGAAGAACAGCCAGCTCAAGGCCAAGGCCGACACGCTGACGTCGCAGATCTCCGCGGTCTCCGCGCTCAAGAGCGAACTCACCAATTTCGACGCCGCGCTGAAGTCGCTGGTGACGAGCGGGTCGCTGACCACCCAGCCGACCAGTTCGAACAGCGCCGTCGTTGCGGTCAGCGCGACCGCGGGCGCCAAGCTGGCGGGACTGTCGGGCCAGCTGACGGTCAACCAGCTCGCCTCCGCGCAGGCCGCGACCACCAACACCGCGATCCCGCGCACCACCGCGTTCAACGCCGGTACGCTGACGCTGCGCTTTGGCACCGATTCGACGTCGGGCACCCCGCCGGTCACGACCTTCACCCCCGGCAGCGCCCCGATCGAGATCGCGATCGGTGCGGGCGACGCGACGCTCGACGGCATCGCCGCGAAGATCAACGCCGCCAACAAGGGCGTGACCGCGACCGTCGTCACCGACGGCATCGGCGCGCGCCTGACGATCAAGGGCGCGAGTGGTGCGCTGCAGGCCTTCTCGCTGACCGGCGCGGACACCGATCCCGCTGCGACCGGCACCAAGCTGTCGACGCTGGACGTCGGCCGCAATGCGCAGGGCACGACGATCGGCACCAATGCGACCGATGCCAGCGTGACGCTGGACGGCGCCACCTTCCGCCGCTCGACCAACACGATCACCGACCTGATCACCGGCGTGAAGCTCGAGCTCGGCGCGGTCTCGACCACGCCGGTGACGCTCGGCGCGACCGCGCCGACGAGCGCGCTGAGCGGTGCGGTCAACGACTTCGTCGCGACCTTCAACCAGCTGCAGAAGATCGTCGCGACCGACATCGACCCGTTCACCGGCGTGCTGCGTGCGGATACCACCGTGACCGCGATCGCGCGCAACCTGGCCAAGCTGACCACGGCGAACCTCGCGACGCCGACCGCGCCCGGCGCGCCGCACACGCTGGCCGACCTGGGCGTGACGACCAACCGCGACGGATCGCTGGCGGTCGATGCGACCAAGCTCGCGGCCGCGATCACCAAATATCCCGACGCGGTCGAGGCGCTGTTCGCGTTCGGCAAGGGCGCCGCCGCGAATGACGGGATTTCCGGCGCACTGACGGCGATCGTCAAGCAGGCGACGGTCGCGAACGCGGTCTCGGATCAGGATCTCAGCCTCAACGCGTCGACCAAGCGGCTGACCGACGCGCAGGCCGCCATCGTCGAGGCACAGGACAAGGCCGCCGATCTCGCCGCCACGACCAAGACGCGGATGACCGCGCAGTTCTCGAAGATGGATTCCGCCGTCGCCGCCTACAAGTCGACGCAGGCGTTCCTGACCCAGCAGATCGACGCCTGGAACAATTCGAACAAGTGA
- a CDS encoding EscU/YscU/HrcU family type III secretion system export apparatus switch protein: MADEFGEKTEAPTEKKRKKAAEDGNVLRSKDFSTAFVVLAGVAWLMFAGPSLLAACKAVMAASFSFGRADVEDFSPFRPLAEAGWKLAPSIITLFVVSMAAAIFSQLTLGSPTFNAKLWAPKPSRLNPASGLKRILGPTGWIELGKSLLKVVLLAAIGAWALWKAQHMAIGLVATDLPTAMQALSGTFIGILIAMSLGLVVIAGIDLPVQILRLLGKLRMTKQEVKDEHKESEGSPEAKGQIRQRQRDILRRGSRKAIAEAHVVLTNPTHFAVALRYDRGRDQVPVVVAKGRGAIALAIREIAAEYAVPVLEYPQLARAVYYTSREDQEVRDDLYVAIAAVLAFVFGLNAKMGGTAPLPTIEVPPGARFDENGVKVG, translated from the coding sequence ATGGCGGACGAGTTCGGCGAAAAGACAGAAGCGCCAACAGAAAAGAAGCGCAAGAAAGCGGCGGAGGACGGCAATGTCCTGCGCTCCAAGGATTTTTCCACCGCGTTCGTGGTGCTGGCGGGCGTAGCCTGGCTGATGTTCGCCGGCCCGTCGCTGCTCGCCGCGTGCAAGGCGGTGATGGCGGCGAGCTTCAGTTTCGGCCGCGCCGACGTCGAGGACTTCTCGCCGTTCCGCCCGCTCGCCGAGGCCGGTTGGAAGCTCGCGCCGTCGATCATCACGCTGTTCGTCGTGAGCATGGCCGCCGCGATCTTCAGCCAGCTCACCTTGGGCTCGCCGACCTTCAACGCCAAATTGTGGGCGCCCAAGCCCAGCCGCCTCAACCCCGCCTCGGGGCTGAAACGCATCCTCGGCCCGACCGGCTGGATCGAGCTGGGCAAATCGCTGCTGAAGGTCGTGCTGCTCGCCGCGATCGGCGCCTGGGCGCTGTGGAAAGCGCAGCACATGGCGATCGGGCTGGTCGCGACCGACCTGCCGACCGCGATGCAGGCGCTCAGCGGCACCTTCATCGGCATCCTGATCGCGATGTCGCTCGGGCTCGTCGTGATCGCCGGCATCGACCTGCCGGTGCAGATCCTCCGCCTGCTCGGCAAGCTGCGCATGACCAAGCAGGAGGTGAAGGACGAGCACAAGGAAAGCGAGGGGTCGCCCGAGGCCAAGGGGCAGATCCGCCAGCGCCAGCGCGACATCCTCCGCCGCGGGTCCCGGAAAGCAATCGCCGAGGCGCATGTCGTGCTGACCAACCCGACGCACTTTGCCGTCGCTTTGCGCTACGATCGCGGGCGCGACCAGGTGCCGGTGGTGGTTGCCAAGGGGCGCGGCGCGATTGCGCTCGCGATCCGCGAGATCGCCGCGGAATACGCGGTCCCGGTGCTCGAATATCCCCAGCTCGCCCGCGCGGTCTATTATACCAGCCGGGAGGACCAGGAGGTCCGCGACGACCTGTACGTCGCGATCGCCGCGGTGCTGGCGTTCGTGTTCGGCCTCAACGCGAAGATGGGCGGCACAGCCCCGCTGCCGACGATCGAAGTCCCGCCGGGCGCCCGGTTCGACGAGAACGGGGTGAAGGTCGGGTGA
- the fliR gene encoding flagellar biosynthetic protein FliR: protein MLGFGLAIEPQLWALIFVMIRVGAAFAAAPVFGAVGVPVTVRVTLAGAIGFLVLAAHPVTPPAQIFTVATMLAIAAEALVGAALGFVLQIGFAAPMVAAEMIGGSMGLGFASAIDPQNGKSSPALGQFFSVMLTLLFLSVDGHLMLVDMIVRSYDAMPVGNAWLGADRLRAIAYFGGYTFLAGLLLALPVGFLLLSLNIVVGMISRAAPALNLFAIGLPASLAVGVLALAIAFPAMGDYMLVIVRESLAATERLVFG from the coding sequence ATGCTAGGCTTCGGCCTCGCGATCGAGCCGCAGCTCTGGGCGCTGATCTTCGTGATGATCCGCGTCGGTGCCGCGTTCGCGGCCGCGCCGGTGTTCGGCGCGGTCGGCGTCCCCGTGACCGTGCGCGTCACGCTCGCCGGTGCGATCGGCTTCCTCGTGCTCGCCGCGCACCCGGTTACCCCGCCCGCGCAGATCTTCACCGTCGCGACGATGCTCGCGATCGCCGCCGAGGCGCTGGTCGGCGCGGCGCTCGGCTTCGTGCTGCAGATCGGCTTTGCCGCGCCGATGGTCGCGGCCGAGATGATCGGCGGATCGATGGGCCTCGGCTTCGCATCCGCGATCGACCCGCAGAACGGCAAGTCGAGCCCCGCGCTCGGCCAGTTCTTCTCGGTCATGCTGACGCTCTTGTTCCTGTCGGTCGACGGCCACCTCATGCTCGTCGACATGATCGTGCGCAGCTATGACGCGATGCCGGTCGGCAATGCCTGGCTCGGCGCCGACCGGCTGCGCGCGATCGCGTATTTCGGCGGCTACACCTTCCTCGCCGGGCTGCTGCTCGCGCTCCCCGTCGGCTTCCTGCTGCTGTCGCTCAACATCGTCGTCGGCATGATTTCGCGCGCCGCACCCGCGCTCAACCTGTTCGCGATCGGGCTGCCCGCGAGCCTCGCGGTCGGCGTGCTCGCGCTCGCGATCGCGTTCCCGGCGATGGGCGATTACATGCTCGTCATCGTCCGCGAGAGCCTGGCAGCGACCGAACGGCTGGTGTTCGGCTGA
- the fliQ gene encoding flagellar biosynthesis protein FliQ, protein MDAQYFLSIANQTMWVLALASAPILIPVLVSGLIVGMIQAATSINEATLSFVPKLIVVAVSILIFGSLILGLLSDFTISIFERIPDLVK, encoded by the coding sequence ATGGACGCGCAATATTTCCTGTCGATCGCCAACCAGACGATGTGGGTGCTGGCGCTCGCCTCCGCGCCGATCCTGATCCCGGTGCTGGTGTCGGGGCTGATCGTCGGGATGATCCAGGCGGCGACCTCGATCAACGAGGCGACGCTGTCGTTCGTGCCCAAGCTGATCGTGGTCGCGGTGTCGATCCTGATCTTCGGGAGCCTGATCCTCGGGTTGCTCAGCGACTTCACGATCAGCATCTTCGAGCGCATCCCGGACCTCGTGAAATGA
- the fliP gene encoding flagellar type III secretion system pore protein FliP (The bacterial flagellar biogenesis protein FliP forms a type III secretion system (T3SS)-type pore required for flagellar assembly.), with product MSITVTRRGTGPALIHGVRARPQNGTAKIVWIVLAVLLALLIAMPAFAQAAPAAPAPGVGDAVDRAIGQLGGQQSGSTGQSGSLSLSLQVLIIMGLLTILPGILLMMTSFTRIIIVLSILRQALGLQQTPPNQVLIGLSLFLSFFVMAPTINQINTQAIQPYAQGKLAGTQMITTAGVPLHNFMVKQTRIKDVTMFAQMAKSGPYASANDIPFSVLLPAFVTSELKTAFQIGFLIFLPFIVIDLVVATVLMALGMMMLSPTIISLPFKLLLFVLVDGWALTMGSLASSFGT from the coding sequence ATGAGCATCACGGTTACGCGCCGCGGCACCGGCCCGGCGCTGATCCACGGGGTTCGCGCCCGCCCCCAAAATGGCACCGCGAAGATCGTCTGGATCGTCCTCGCCGTCCTGCTCGCGCTGCTGATCGCGATGCCCGCCTTTGCGCAGGCCGCACCCGCCGCCCCAGCGCCGGGCGTCGGCGACGCGGTCGACCGCGCGATCGGCCAGCTCGGCGGCCAGCAATCGGGCAGCACGGGGCAGAGCGGTTCGCTCTCGCTGTCGCTGCAGGTCCTCATCATCATGGGGCTGCTGACGATCCTGCCGGGGATCCTGCTGATGATGACCAGCTTCACGCGGATCATCATCGTGCTGTCGATCCTGCGCCAGGCGCTGGGGCTGCAACAGACCCCGCCAAACCAGGTGCTGATCGGGCTGTCGCTGTTCCTGAGCTTCTTCGTGATGGCGCCGACGATCAACCAGATCAACACGCAGGCGATCCAGCCCTATGCGCAAGGCAAACTTGCCGGCACGCAGATGATCACCACCGCCGGCGTGCCGCTGCACAATTTCATGGTCAAGCAGACGCGGATCAAGGACGTCACGATGTTCGCGCAGATGGCGAAGTCGGGCCCCTATGCGTCCGCCAACGACATCCCCTTCTCGGTCCTGCTCCCCGCCTTCGTGACGAGCGAGCTCAAGACCGCGTTCCAGATCGGCTTCCTGATCTTCCTGCCGTTCATCGTCATCGACCTCGTCGTCGCGACGGTGCTGATGGCGCTGGGGATGATGATGCTCAGCCCGACGATCATCTCGCTGCCGTTCAAGCTGCTGCTGTTCGTACTGGTCGACGGCTGGGCGCTGACGATGGGCAGCCTCGCCAGCAGCTTCGGCACCTGA
- a CDS encoding flagellar biosynthetic protein FliO, with amino-acid sequence MWSYILKLAIMLPLVCGLMIGCLFLWRKFETRLPGKPTTRLIAVKETMMISPGVRLAVLDFAGRRLLVSVARGGVTLVDRIDA; translated from the coding sequence ATGTGGTCCTACATCCTCAAGCTCGCGATCATGCTGCCGCTCGTCTGCGGGCTGATGATCGGGTGCCTGTTCCTCTGGCGCAAGTTCGAGACGCGACTGCCCGGCAAGCCGACGACGCGGCTGATCGCGGTCAAGGAAACGATGATGATCTCGCCCGGCGTGCGCCTCGCGGTGCTCGATTTCGCGGGGCGCCGGCTGCTCGTCTCGGTCGCGCGCGGGGGCGTGACGCTGGTGGACCGGATCGACGCATGA
- the fliN gene encoding flagellar motor switch protein FliN → MNDMTGGFPVDGAVAANFRLLQDVDVKLTVEIGSTSLTLRELLALGESSVIELDRDANELLDVFVNGTLIGRGEVVTVGERFGVRMTELVSPDKRG, encoded by the coding sequence ATGAACGACATGACCGGCGGATTCCCCGTCGACGGCGCGGTCGCCGCCAATTTCCGGCTGCTCCAGGATGTCGACGTCAAGCTGACGGTCGAGATCGGCTCGACCTCGCTGACGCTGCGCGAGCTGCTCGCGCTCGGCGAATCGAGCGTGATCGAGCTCGACCGCGACGCCAATGAGCTGCTCGACGTGTTCGTCAACGGCACGCTGATCGGCCGCGGCGAAGTCGTCACGGTCGGCGAGCGCTTCGGCGTCCGCATGACCGAGCTCGTCTCACCCGACAAGCGCGGCTGA
- a CDS encoding flagellar motor switch protein FliM: MVNDPATRPAHGKAPERRERSRNGATHQGVLGPAKLNPFGDLHTLQHLSARLARGIRGVFEPLLREEIRCWAEPLVVQRFADYRAERADGLTAWLPMAMTTAGSVAHGQALCVMDGKFVLELLDLFFGGTGAAPAVLPSEFSPAGEAMVARIGSMIEGPLKATWEPLAKIDFAPGHVESNAAMLADIDGEDAVIVTRFGIAAGAARPVFLDLLYSVAALKPHGASLTGKVVGKAAEPDPAWQTGLTRAAMNVRFPIRSVLAEPVVPLSLLLNLKAGDVIPISFGTEVPIMVGNDRLGSGTVGTSNGRAAIQITQFARFDEGQMQ; the protein is encoded by the coding sequence ATGGTTAACGACCCCGCAACCAGACCCGCACACGGGAAGGCGCCCGAACGGCGCGAGCGTTCCCGCAACGGCGCGACCCATCAGGGCGTGCTGGGGCCGGCCAAGCTCAATCCGTTCGGCGATCTGCACACGCTGCAGCATCTGTCCGCACGGCTGGCACGCGGGATCCGCGGGGTGTTCGAACCGCTGCTGCGCGAGGAGATCCGCTGCTGGGCCGAGCCGCTGGTCGTCCAGCGCTTCGCCGATTACCGCGCCGAGCGCGCCGACGGGCTGACCGCGTGGCTGCCGATGGCGATGACCACCGCCGGATCGGTCGCGCACGGCCAGGCGCTGTGCGTGATGGACGGCAAGTTCGTGCTCGAGCTGCTCGATCTGTTCTTCGGTGGCACCGGTGCCGCCCCCGCGGTGCTCCCGAGCGAATTCTCGCCGGCGGGCGAAGCGATGGTTGCGCGGATCGGATCGATGATCGAGGGGCCGCTGAAGGCGACCTGGGAGCCGCTCGCGAAGATCGACTTCGCGCCGGGCCATGTCGAATCGAACGCCGCGATGCTCGCCGATATCGACGGCGAGGACGCGGTGATCGTGACCCGCTTCGGGATCGCAGCGGGCGCGGCGCGGCCGGTGTTCCTCGACCTGCTCTACTCGGTCGCCGCGCTGAAGCCGCATGGCGCGTCGCTGACCGGCAAGGTCGTCGGCAAGGCCGCCGAGCCCGATCCCGCCTGGCAGACCGGGCTGACGCGCGCGGCGATGAACGTGCGCTTCCCGATCCGCTCGGTGCTCGCCGAGCCGGTCGTGCCGCTGTCGCTGCTGCTCAACCTCAAGGCGGGCGACGTCATCCCGATCAGCTTCGGCACCGAAGTGCCGATCATGGTCGGCAACGACAGGCTCGGCTCGGGCACCGTCGGCACCTCGAACGGGCGTGCCGCCATCCAGATCACCCAATTCGCGCGATTCGACGAAGGACAGATGCAATGA
- a CDS encoding flagellar basal body-associated FliL family protein yields the protein MSEKTEDAPKKKGKMGKLIVIGVGAIVLIGGGIGGGLYAANSGLVGGGHAKEDTGPKLVPKSEQKHAPAGEGHEGGSGVAPATGPGGDKYASNYYAMEKDFTSNLQNSTHFVQLGLAVSTPYDDSVIAGIKTNDIAIRSAILLALGDTSEDEVFTGDGKKKLQTRLVKAINDTLLQKEGFGGVSNVYFTSFVVQ from the coding sequence ATGAGCGAAAAGACCGAAGACGCGCCCAAGAAGAAGGGCAAGATGGGCAAGCTGATCGTGATCGGCGTGGGCGCGATCGTGCTGATCGGCGGCGGGATCGGCGGCGGGCTGTATGCCGCCAATTCGGGGCTGGTCGGCGGCGGCCATGCCAAGGAGGACACCGGCCCGAAACTCGTCCCCAAGAGCGAGCAGAAGCACGCACCCGCCGGCGAGGGCCATGAGGGCGGGTCGGGCGTCGCGCCAGCGACGGGCCCGGGCGGCGACAAATACGCGTCCAACTACTATGCGATGGAGAAGGACTTCACCTCCAACCTGCAGAACTCGACGCACTTCGTGCAGCTCGGGCTCGCGGTGTCGACGCCGTACGACGATTCGGTGATCGCGGGGATCAAGACCAACGACATCGCGATTCGCTCGGCGATCCTGCTCGCGCTGGGCGACACCAGCGAGGACGAGGTGTTCACCGGCGACGGCAAAAAGAAGCTGCAGACGCGCCTGGTGAAGGCGATCAACGATACATTGCTGCAAAAGGAAGGATTCGGCGGGGTTAGTAACGTCTACTTTACCAGTTTCGTCGTTCAGTGA
- a CDS encoding flagellar hook-length control protein FliK, protein MIQSATVSRSPAPPERTADTRRGTGAGSFQQSLAAFLDAGTDEPEPAVPTGAGNDDPAADGKPLPDQPSPPPLAWLAQLPPVAPGPLPVAETPAPPPPVAAPALVPAAAPTLVAPMLELVPATPKDAPATDVVETSDAPVADAPLPETKVDTFALPAVPDPAPRGAAPAAEVFGAAIRAAVGKDDDATPRRDVADAGPPSIGAVGLEPQRHAVLATGDVQQAPLDTRQGDFAHQMIDRIEQLRDDANANDTRIRLIPDALGRIDVTMRRDGDAVHVHFAAEQAATRAMLADAQPQLADIAASRGLTLGQTSVGSDGGAQQRPQTPPPIPTWQPQRAATPATAAATSDIRIA, encoded by the coding sequence ATGATCCAGTCCGCGACCGTATCCCGGTCCCCTGCCCCACCCGAACGTACCGCCGACACCCGGCGCGGCACGGGCGCGGGCAGCTTCCAGCAGTCGCTCGCCGCGTTTCTCGACGCAGGGACGGACGAGCCCGAGCCGGCAGTCCCGACCGGGGCCGGCAACGACGATCCTGCCGCCGACGGCAAGCCGTTGCCGGATCAGCCGTCCCCGCCCCCGCTCGCCTGGCTCGCGCAGCTGCCTCCGGTCGCTCCCGGACCGCTGCCCGTGGCCGAGACACCGGCGCCGCCGCCGCCTGTCGCAGCCCCCGCCCTCGTTCCCGCCGCCGCGCCCACGCTCGTTGCGCCGATGCTCGAACTCGTGCCGGCTACCCCGAAGGACGCTCCGGCGACCGACGTCGTCGAGACGAGCGACGCCCCGGTCGCGGACGCCCCGCTGCCTGAGACCAAGGTCGACACCTTCGCGCTCCCCGCCGTTCCGGACCCGGCGCCGCGCGGCGCAGCCCCGGCGGCGGAGGTGTTCGGCGCGGCGATCCGCGCTGCGGTCGGCAAGGACGACGATGCCACGCCGCGCCGCGACGTGGCCGATGCCGGACCGCCGTCGATCGGCGCGGTCGGGCTGGAGCCGCAACGCCATGCCGTGCTCGCGACGGGCGACGTGCAGCAGGCGCCGCTCGACACGCGCCAGGGCGATTTCGCGCACCAGATGATCGACCGGATCGAGCAGCTGCGCGACGATGCCAACGCGAACGACACGCGCATCCGCCTGATCCCCGACGCGCTGGGCCGGATCGACGTGACGATGCGCCGAGACGGCGATGCGGTGCACGTGCATTTCGCCGCCGAGCAGGCCGCGACCCGCGCGATGCTGGCCGACGCACAGCCGCAGCTGGCGGATATCGCCGCGTCGCGCGGGCTCACCCTCGGCCAGACCTCGGTCGGGTCGGATGGCGGCGCGCAGCAGCGCCCGCAGACGCCGCCCCCGATTCCCACCTGGCAGCCGCAGCGCGCGGCGACCCCTGCTACCGCCGCCGCCACCTCAGACATTCGCATCGCATAA